Proteins encoded within one genomic window of Spirulina major PCC 6313:
- a CDS encoding DUF302 domain-containing protein, with protein sequence MYHFSKIVPLSFDDASAAVTESLKEAGMGVLTEINVQGALKKKLDVNFRRYQILGACHPGIAHRMLETDDKAGVLYPCNVVVQEHDDGRVEVSAIDPLMMFLMVHSPAAKEIALEASTMMRDVIDRLPVAEPVPA encoded by the coding sequence ATGTATCACTTCAGCAAAATTGTTCCCCTCAGCTTTGACGATGCCAGCGCCGCCGTCACCGAGTCCCTGAAAGAAGCCGGGATGGGCGTGCTCACCGAAATTAATGTCCAAGGGGCATTGAAGAAAAAATTAGACGTGAATTTCCGTCGTTACCAAATCCTCGGTGCGTGCCATCCCGGCATTGCCCATCGGATGCTCGAAACCGACGACAAAGCCGGTGTGCTCTATCCCTGCAATGTCGTGGTTCAAGAACATGACGATGGCCGAGTCGAAGTCTCCGCCATTGATCCCCTCATGATGTTCCTGATGGTTCACAGCCCCGCCGCCAAAGAAATTGCCCTCGAAGCCAGCACCATGATGCGCGACGTGATCGATCGCCTCCCCGTCGCCGAACCCGTCCCGGCTTAA
- a CDS encoding NAD(P)/FAD-dependent oxidoreductase codes for MATVVVIGAGLGGLPTAYELRHYLSAGHRVVLVSQEPNFTFIPGLIRVALDLNPLEHVQLDLKRLAQRHRLELVQSGVVALDPTQQRMTFANGETLNYDYLAIATGASLNLAAIPGLGPHGGYTHSVCTPDHAVAARTAWREFLENPGPLVVGAAPGAGCFGPAYEFMLMADWELRRRGLRDRAPITYITPEPYVGHLGVSGIKNAERLTAALMKKRGIHSITNAEITRIEPNTIHTADGQSFPFAYSMILPSFLGASFIRNTPYLGNAKGFISTHADGRHRTFSNIYALGVAVELKQPDQTPVPIGLPKSGEMTEAMGLAVAHNIAVELGELNAPPSTPTLEALCFAEFGDTGIAYMAVPVLGHPNPQDRRFSVAMQGPWVNWTKAAFEAYFIKKMEWGLGVPWFERLGLKTLFGVELTRSLPNSPQASQV; via the coding sequence ATGGCTACAGTCGTTGTGATCGGGGCAGGACTAGGCGGTTTACCGACGGCCTATGAGTTGCGGCATTATTTATCGGCGGGACATCGGGTGGTGTTGGTGTCGCAGGAACCAAATTTTACGTTTATTCCGGGGTTGATTCGGGTGGCGTTAGATTTAAACCCGCTGGAGCATGTGCAGTTGGATTTGAAGAGGTTGGCCCAGCGGCATCGCTTGGAACTGGTGCAGAGTGGGGTGGTGGCACTTGACCCGACGCAGCAGCGGATGACCTTTGCCAATGGGGAGACGTTGAACTATGACTATTTAGCGATCGCCACTGGGGCCTCCCTCAATCTCGCCGCCATTCCGGGTCTTGGTCCCCACGGTGGCTATACCCATTCGGTTTGTACGCCGGATCATGCTGTGGCGGCGAGGACGGCATGGCGAGAATTTTTAGAGAATCCGGGGCCGCTGGTGGTGGGGGCTGCGCCGGGGGCGGGCTGTTTTGGCCCGGCCTATGAATTTATGTTGATGGCGGATTGGGAACTGCGCCGCCGGGGTCTACGCGATCGCGCCCCGATCACCTACATCACCCCGGAACCCTACGTGGGTCATTTGGGTGTATCGGGGATCAAAAATGCCGAGCGGCTCACCGCTGCATTGATGAAAAAACGCGGTATCCACTCGATCACCAATGCCGAAATCACCCGCATCGAACCCAACACCATCCACACCGCCGACGGCCAGAGTTTCCCCTTTGCCTACTCCATGATTCTGCCCTCATTCCTGGGCGCGTCCTTCATCCGTAACACCCCCTACCTGGGCAACGCCAAGGGTTTTATCTCGACCCATGCCGACGGTCGCCATCGCACCTTCTCGAATATCTATGCGCTGGGGGTGGCGGTGGAACTCAAACAACCGGATCAAACCCCTGTCCCTATTGGCCTGCCGAAAAGTGGCGAAATGACGGAGGCCATGGGCTTGGCGGTGGCCCACAATATCGCCGTGGAACTGGGGGAATTAAACGCACCACCGAGCACGCCCACCCTAGAAGCCCTCTGTTTTGCTGAGTTTGGCGATACGGGGATCGCCTATATGGCAGTGCCGGTGCTGGGTCATCCGAACCCGCAGGATCGCCGCTTTTCTGTGGCGATGCAGGGGCCCTGGGTGAATTGGACGAAAGCAGCGTTTGAGGCCTATTTCATCAAGAAAATGGAATGGGGTTTGGGTGTGCCGTGGTTTGAGCGGTTGGGGCTCAAGACGTTGTTTGGGGTGGAGTTGACGCGATCGCTCCCCAACTCTCCCCAAGCGAGTCAGGTGTGA
- a CDS encoding HypC/HybG/HupF family hydrogenase formation chaperone, producing MCLAIPGQVISMTGDDPLLRLGKISFGGVVKEVSLAYVPEVEVGQYVLVHVGFALSIIDEAEAQETLDYLQHLTPNVAVP from the coding sequence ATGTGTCTCGCAATTCCCGGCCAAGTAATCAGCATGACGGGTGATGATCCGCTGCTACGTCTGGGCAAAATTAGTTTTGGAGGCGTGGTCAAAGAGGTCAGCCTCGCCTATGTTCCAGAGGTGGAAGTGGGGCAATATGTCCTAGTTCACGTTGGCTTTGCCCTCAGCATCATCGACGAAGCCGAAGCCCAAGAAACCCTCGACTATCTCCAACACCTCACCCCGAATGTTGCCGTCCCTTGA
- the hypF gene encoding carbamoyltransferase HypF yields MDRQRQRLTITGVVQGVGFRPCVYRVAQELGLTGWVQNSSQGVDIEIEGDRPHLDQFPIHLTAALPPHATIHSLEATPLPPQGDPQFEIRPSTTTGPKTTLVLPDLATCSACVADLLDPQNRRYHYPFTNCTHCGPRYTIINALPYDRPNTTMARFKLCPACQQEYDDPGDRRFHAQPNACPICGPTVALWDRSGHPVAQGSAAIAAVVAKIAEGQIIAVKGLGGFHLLAAAEQASTVAKLRQRKQRPDKPFALMYPLGERLGQDCDVSRQEWALLQSPQAPIVILSRRSEAAIAPNVAPHNPTLGVMLPYTPLHHLILAQYQHPVVATSGNRADEPICTDEQSALERLAGIADLFLVHNRPIVRPVDDSIVRVMAGQVVMVRRSRGYAPLPVAPLPQGMPPTLAVGAHQKNTIALTVNRQIILSQHLGDLSNAEALDAFEQTITSLQSLYGTTPERIVCDRHPDYLSSQYAIQRNLPLQRVQHHHAHVLAAIATAQLWDRPVLGVAWDGTGYGEDGTIWGGELLRVDGAGWQRWGHWLPFPLPGGDVAAREPRRSALGLLWALWQEACPPCPGFTPSTQTLLLQGVRQGVNAPLTSSVGRLFDGVAALLGLCDRATFEGQGAMVLEFAAHRGETSDRYPWGRLTLDSGAMGFDWRPLIAAMWRDRGAGQGVERMAAKFHNTLIDVIVTSAAELGIRDVVLTGGCFQNRYLVEGAIAQLQHRGFRPHIPHQLPPHDGSIAVGQLVAAYLALDGSTTA; encoded by the coding sequence GTGGATAGACAACGACAACGGTTAACCATTACAGGCGTAGTGCAGGGGGTGGGGTTTCGACCCTGTGTGTATCGCGTCGCCCAGGAACTCGGCTTAACGGGCTGGGTGCAAAATTCATCCCAAGGCGTAGACATTGAAATTGAAGGCGATCGCCCCCATCTCGATCAATTTCCCATCCACCTCACTGCCGCCCTTCCCCCCCATGCCACCATCCATAGCCTAGAAGCGACCCCTCTCCCCCCCCAAGGCGACCCCCAGTTTGAGATCCGCCCCAGCACCACCACTGGCCCAAAAACAACCCTGGTTTTACCCGACTTGGCCACCTGTTCCGCCTGTGTCGCTGACCTCCTCGACCCCCAAAATCGGCGCTACCACTACCCCTTCACCAACTGCACCCACTGCGGCCCCCGCTACACAATCATCAATGCCCTCCCCTACGATCGCCCCAACACCACCATGGCCCGGTTCAAACTCTGCCCGGCCTGTCAGCAGGAATATGATGATCCGGGCGATCGCCGTTTCCATGCCCAGCCCAACGCCTGCCCCATCTGTGGCCCCACCGTGGCACTCTGGGATCGATCAGGGCATCCTGTGGCCCAAGGGTCGGCGGCAATTGCGGCGGTTGTTGCCAAAATTGCGGAGGGTCAAATTATCGCTGTGAAAGGGCTAGGGGGGTTTCATCTCCTCGCTGCGGCGGAGCAAGCCAGCACCGTGGCAAAACTCCGGCAACGCAAGCAACGCCCCGATAAACCCTTTGCCCTGATGTATCCCTTGGGGGAACGCCTTGGGCAGGATTGTGATGTTTCCCGCCAAGAATGGGCCTTGTTACAGTCCCCCCAAGCCCCGATTGTGATTCTGTCGCGCCGTTCCGAGGCAGCGATCGCGCCCAACGTTGCCCCCCACAACCCCACCCTAGGTGTGATGTTGCCCTATACCCCATTGCACCATCTCATTTTGGCCCAGTACCAACATCCCGTTGTGGCCACGAGTGGCAACCGCGCTGATGAGCCGATCTGCACCGATGAACAGTCAGCCTTGGAGCGATTGGCGGGCATTGCGGATCTGTTTTTGGTGCATAATCGGCCCATTGTGCGGCCCGTGGATGATTCGATCGTGCGGGTGATGGCCGGACAGGTGGTGATGGTGCGGCGATCGCGTGGCTATGCCCCCTTACCCGTTGCCCCGTTGCCCCAAGGGATGCCCCCCACCTTAGCCGTGGGTGCGCATCAAAAAAACACGATCGCCCTCACCGTCAATCGTCAGATTATCCTCAGCCAACATCTTGGCGACCTGAGTAATGCGGAGGCATTAGATGCCTTTGAACAGACGATTACCAGCCTCCAATCTCTCTATGGGACAACACCGGAACGGATTGTCTGCGATCGCCATCCGGACTATCTTTCCAGCCAATACGCCATCCAGCGCAACCTCCCCCTGCAACGGGTGCAACACCACCACGCCCATGTTTTAGCCGCTATTGCCACCGCGCAACTGTGGGATCGTCCCGTGCTAGGGGTGGCGTGGGATGGCACGGGTTACGGGGAGGATGGCACGATTTGGGGCGGGGAACTGTTGCGGGTCGATGGGGCAGGGTGGCAACGTTGGGGGCATTGGTTGCCGTTTCCGTTGCCGGGGGGCGATGTCGCCGCCCGTGAACCGCGCCGCAGTGCGTTGGGGTTGCTATGGGCATTGTGGCAAGAGGCTTGCCCGCCTTGTCCTGGGTTTACTCCCTCCACCCAGACGCTTTTGCTTCAGGGGGTGCGCCAGGGGGTGAATGCGCCGCTGACATCGAGTGTGGGGCGGTTGTTTGATGGGGTGGCGGCATTGTTGGGGCTGTGCGATCGCGCTACCTTTGAGGGGCAAGGGGCGATGGTGCTGGAGTTTGCCGCCCACCGGGGTGAAACGAGCGATCGCTACCCGTGGGGACGTTTAACCCTGGACTCTGGGGCGATGGGGTTTGATTGGCGGCCGTTGATTGCTGCGATGTGGCGCGATCGCGGTGCAGGGCAAGGGGTGGAGCGCATGGCGGCAAAATTTCACAATACTTTAATTGACGTAATCGTCACCAGTGCGGCAGAACTAGGGATTAGAGATGTGGTGTTAACCGGGGGCTGTTTTCAGAATCGGTATCTCGTCGAAGGGGCGATCGCCCAACTCCAGCACCGAGGGTTTCGCCCCCACATCCCCCACCAACTCCCCCCCCATGATGGCAGCATCGCCGTGGGTCAACTAGTGGCGGCCTACCTGGCGCTGGACGGCTCAACAACCGCCTGA
- the tnpC gene encoding IS66 family transposase, whose product MKPIEIPPAVEREQLRQASSEVLVELVLRQQEIIQQLVWEIERLKNNANSDSESSSKPPSSDIHKRSEHQPPEKEPPSQGKRKPGGQPGHQGKTRKGFGRIDRYEMVRAQVCGYCGSQELSLVPRKTRRHEVAELIQPAIEVVEYEQQCCCCSRCGQETWGELPPPVLGGQSLGAGLQSLLVWLGNYAHMSYEQQQEFLEELGNITVGVGTLQATNERASQSVKPTVEELGNWVKHQDYAQVDETPWLVKGVKEWMWVVCGVGFCLFHAADTRSRAELETLLGRSFDGVLVSDDFSVYNGYEVKAQQKCLAHLRRHFKKVCKLRHGKNPELAKAFLDLIDTAFEQHRQWRETEDGAAYHQWAAGFIYEVKAAVEHWLPLAGHEAGLLLRSLRDKANQWWYFLSHPEIPPDNNRAERSLRLAVTKRKVCGGSRSMVGFAQTARLLSVIQTCRTQGRSVLSFLKQALMATASPEQVSMPSLIPAT is encoded by the coding sequence ATGAAGCCCATCGAGATTCCCCCAGCCGTCGAACGAGAGCAACTGAGACAAGCATCATCAGAGGTGCTGGTGGAACTGGTGTTGCGGCAACAAGAGATTATTCAGCAACTAGTCTGGGAAATAGAGCGGCTCAAGAACAACGCCAACAGCGATAGCGAGAGTTCATCGAAACCCCCATCAAGCGACATCCACAAACGCTCAGAACACCAACCCCCAGAAAAAGAGCCACCAAGCCAAGGAAAGCGTAAACCCGGTGGGCAACCCGGTCATCAGGGAAAAACTCGCAAAGGGTTTGGCAGAATAGACCGCTACGAAATGGTGCGAGCGCAAGTGTGTGGGTACTGTGGGAGCCAAGAGTTGAGCCTAGTCCCCCGAAAAACGCGCCGCCATGAAGTAGCCGAGTTAATCCAACCCGCCATAGAAGTAGTGGAGTATGAGCAGCAGTGCTGCTGTTGTAGCCGATGTGGACAGGAAACATGGGGAGAGTTACCGCCGCCAGTGCTGGGAGGTCAAAGCTTAGGAGCCGGACTGCAATCCCTGTTGGTGTGGTTGGGGAACTACGCTCACATGAGCTATGAACAGCAGCAGGAATTCCTAGAGGAACTGGGGAATATCACCGTGGGAGTAGGGACATTACAAGCGACCAATGAAAGGGCATCCCAAAGCGTTAAGCCGACAGTAGAGGAACTGGGAAACTGGGTGAAACACCAAGACTATGCCCAAGTGGATGAAACACCATGGCTAGTCAAGGGAGTGAAAGAGTGGATGTGGGTAGTGTGCGGGGTGGGTTTTTGCCTCTTCCACGCCGCTGATACTCGTTCAAGGGCGGAATTAGAGACCCTATTAGGTCGAAGCTTTGATGGTGTACTCGTCTCTGATGACTTCAGTGTGTACAACGGTTATGAGGTGAAAGCCCAGCAGAAGTGCTTGGCTCATCTGAGGCGGCACTTCAAGAAAGTCTGCAAGCTCAGGCATGGAAAAAATCCAGAGTTGGCGAAGGCATTCCTGGATTTGATTGACACAGCCTTTGAGCAGCATCGTCAGTGGCGTGAAACCGAGGATGGGGCTGCCTATCATCAATGGGCGGCGGGCTTTATCTATGAGGTGAAGGCGGCTGTGGAGCATTGGCTCCCCCTGGCTGGGCATGAGGCGGGCTTGTTATTGCGCTCTCTACGCGATAAGGCAAATCAGTGGTGGTATTTCCTGTCCCATCCAGAAATTCCCCCGGATAATAATCGTGCGGAACGCTCGTTGCGGTTGGCTGTAACCAAGCGTAAGGTTTGTGGTGGCTCGCGTTCGATGGTAGGTTTTGCCCAGACGGCAAGGTTACTGAGTGTGATTCAGACTTGTCGGACTCAAGGGCGTTCGGTGTTGAGTTTCTTGAAACAAGCTTTGATGGCGACGGCTTCTCCTGAGCAAGTCTCCATGCCTTCCCTCATCCCTGCTACCTGA
- a CDS encoding transposase, whose product MGQDIPWAHLSHLTTCIWMVIAVIQTGAVNLTKWLPYLPCRGLFAQSKQRRVRRWLGNSRINIHRLYKPIIKAALADWQDEVMYLSLDTSLFWDEYCLIRVAVVHRGRALPLGWRVLAHPSASVAANTYRELLQDVARLLPQGVKVVLLADRGFVQTETMTLVRTFGWHYRIRIKSNTWLWHSAKGWSQPKAFHLKPGEALCWHNVKLHKGEWYGPVHVIFGRNNVNGEFWAVVSDEPTHLQTFAEYGLRFDIEEAFLDDQSGGWHLQSSQLRSVCVLSRLCFILALATLYVSA is encoded by the coding sequence TTGGGTCAAGACATCCCCTGGGCGCATCTGAGCCACCTGACTACCTGCATCTGGATGGTCATCGCCGTCATCCAAACCGGAGCAGTCAACCTCACGAAATGGCTGCCGTATCTGCCCTGTCGAGGATTGTTTGCCCAAAGTAAACAGCGGCGAGTCCGACGCTGGCTGGGCAATAGCCGCATCAATATTCATCGACTCTACAAACCCATCATCAAAGCCGCCTTAGCCGATTGGCAGGATGAGGTGATGTACCTGAGCTTAGACACCTCACTATTTTGGGATGAGTATTGTCTGATTCGGGTGGCTGTGGTGCATCGCGGTCGTGCTTTACCCCTAGGCTGGCGTGTGTTGGCTCATCCCAGTGCCTCGGTTGCCGCCAACACCTACCGAGAACTGCTCCAAGATGTCGCTCGACTCCTACCGCAAGGGGTGAAGGTGGTGCTGCTGGCTGACCGGGGCTTTGTGCAGACGGAGACTATGACGCTGGTGCGCACCTTCGGCTGGCATTATCGCATCCGCATCAAAAGCAATACCTGGCTTTGGCACTCTGCCAAGGGCTGGAGCCAACCAAAAGCGTTTCATCTCAAACCCGGTGAAGCCCTCTGCTGGCACAACGTCAAACTTCACAAAGGTGAATGGTATGGTCCGGTTCATGTCATTTTCGGTCGCAACAATGTCAATGGCGAGTTTTGGGCGGTTGTCAGTGATGAACCGACCCACCTCCAGACTTTTGCTGAGTATGGTCTCCGGTTTGATATCGAGGAGGCGTTTCTCGATGACCAGTCTGGGGGTTGGCACCTCCAATCTTCCCAACTTCGCTCAGTTTGTGTTCTTTCCCGTCTCTGCTTCATTCTGGCTCTGGCGACTCTCTATGTCTCAGCTTAG
- a CDS encoding tetratricopeptide repeat protein — protein sequence MSLLRLTVFSGLVLVGASCAGLPSLLGALGSGGSGVAGGVAANALGDWLDGRKKGDLSNHDLTKAVGSAIARSVSDFALKHVDEKALKKLAKDLPEMWPSFAEPIIPGQTLIQGIQEDQLTAWLTDPESQRAVLDLSEWKTAIAHYFCPAVEIELSPQTVTDLAAHLQDTFAFALREVLKADFETGGKAFAGMTLSLLGEILRTVQGLQVAGTGEISPDVVNQIQARYEALQRDQVAELQKIAAQIGHDLKNDLDELKHGQGEIKEEIRALKESIQPQAKSRSTIGSRPHFRHFQGRKREQEKLNAWLTDENTKLSGIIAMAGMGKSTLAVKLFEERDDFAGKGWFDLGLAPKFETVARSLLQWGEIPRDTLERMQFEALCDEAIALLQNERFLVVLDNFESVLNQGEYITFLQRWVNGGRRSEVLLTSQQEPELDQVCPAWCVLPGLELEEGARLLALLGIGEREPGKLAAFSRLVDGHPLTLTLAAGLLNSQGSWQRQKSIEELKAPEFGGVLSQLEGQHRNQRVQLKTVLAANFGRLSAREREVLTRLAVLRGAFGVDVVAVEESGLFWGLVNRGLLTEQANGGVTVLPFVRSYLLAQVTDRAPLHRWAIAYYDARKKPYPWDIFEERDRELAEVQDYLELFHHHCELGEHEQAFDVIDHGASQRESVNDFLDLRGFQQERIALYEPLIEVWRDRTHWRYGASLTCLGIAHHSLGDYKKAIDYHKQSLAIARQIKDKQGEAASLGNLGVAHQSLGEVEKAIDYDQQCLLITRQIKDKRSEAASLGSLGDAYQSLGEVEKAINYHEQSLVITRQIKDKRGEANSLGNLGNAYQSLGEVKKAIDYHEQCLAIAQQIKDKQGEVNSLGSLGLAYKSLGEVKKAIGYYEQCLAITRQIKDKRGEAASLGNVGNAYDSLGEVEKAINYHEQSLVIAQQIKDKRGEANSLGNLGNAYQSLGEVKKAIDYHEQHLVIAQQIKDKRGEANSLGNLGNAYYSLGEVKKAIDYYEQSLVIARQIKDKKGEANSFGGLGNTYYSLRDIEKAIGYYEQQLMIARQIKDKKGEANSLGNLGNAYNSLGEVKKAIDYYEQSLVIERQIKDKRGEAISLQNLAACYQNYQKVGRIEEGYAAAVAAQQVYQDLDLPLNAPLYPQWLKRLITFAQKGTVQFILLCVLGLIAVSIQVMRIWL from the coding sequence GGGGCTTTGGGGTCGGGGGGTAGTGGTGTCGCGGGGGGTGTGGCGGCGAATGCGTTGGGGGATTGGCTTGATGGTCGCAAAAAAGGTGATCTGAGTAATCATGATTTAACGAAGGCGGTGGGGAGTGCGATCGCCCGCTCTGTTTCGGATTTTGCCCTAAAGCACGTTGATGAAAAAGCACTCAAAAAATTAGCCAAAGATTTACCGGAAATGTGGCCGTCGTTTGCCGAGCCGATTATCCCAGGCCAGACATTAATCCAAGGCATTCAAGAAGATCAACTCACGGCATGGCTAACTGACCCCGAATCTCAGCGGGCTGTTTTGGATCTGTCGGAATGGAAAACGGCGATCGCTCACTATTTTTGTCCTGCGGTTGAAATTGAACTCAGCCCGCAGACCGTGACGGATTTGGCGGCGCATTTGCAAGATACCTTTGCGTTTGCGTTGCGGGAGGTGTTGAAGGCGGATTTTGAAACCGGGGGGAAGGCGTTTGCAGGAATGACGCTTTCGCTGTTGGGGGAAATTTTGCGGACGGTGCAGGGGTTGCAGGTGGCGGGAACTGGGGAAATTTCGCCGGATGTGGTGAATCAAATTCAGGCGCGATATGAGGCCCTGCAACGGGATCAGGTGGCGGAATTACAGAAAATCGCGGCACAGATTGGGCACGATCTCAAAAACGATCTAGACGAACTTAAACACGGTCAAGGAGAGATTAAAGAAGAAATCCGAGCATTAAAGGAGAGCATCCAACCCCAAGCCAAATCGCGATCTACTATCGGATCGCGCCCCCATTTTCGCCATTTCCAAGGACGGAAACGAGAACAGGAAAAACTCAACGCTTGGCTGACGGATGAAAATACGAAGCTCTCCGGGATTATTGCGATGGCAGGCATGGGGAAATCAACGCTGGCGGTGAAATTGTTTGAGGAGCGGGATGATTTTGCGGGGAAAGGGTGGTTTGATTTGGGGCTTGCGCCCAAGTTTGAGACGGTGGCGCGATCGCTCTTACAGTGGGGCGAGATTCCCCGCGATACCTTGGAGCGGATGCAGTTTGAGGCGTTGTGTGATGAGGCGATCGCGCTGTTGCAAAATGAGCGGTTTTTGGTGGTGTTGGATAATTTTGAATCGGTGCTGAATCAGGGGGAATACATCACGTTTTTGCAGCGATGGGTGAATGGGGGGCGACGCAGTGAGGTGTTGCTCACGTCCCAGCAGGAGCCGGAGCTTGATCAAGTTTGTCCGGCGTGGTGTGTGTTGCCGGGTTTGGAGCTGGAGGAGGGGGCGCGGTTGTTGGCTTTGTTGGGGATTGGGGAGCGGGAGCCGGGTAAGTTGGCGGCGTTTTCGCGGTTGGTGGATGGGCATCCGTTGACGCTGACGCTCGCGGCGGGCTTGCTGAATAGTCAGGGGTCGTGGCAGCGGCAAAAGTCAATTGAGGAGTTGAAGGCTCCGGAGTTTGGGGGGGTGCTGTCGCAGTTGGAGGGGCAGCATCGGAATCAACGGGTGCAGTTAAAAACGGTATTGGCGGCGAATTTTGGGCGGTTGTCGGCACGGGAGCGGGAGGTGTTGACGCGGTTGGCGGTGTTGCGCGGGGCGTTTGGGGTGGATGTGGTGGCGGTGGAAGAGTCGGGGCTGTTTTGGGGGTTGGTGAATCGTGGTCTTTTGACGGAGCAGGCGAATGGGGGGGTGACGGTGTTGCCGTTTGTGCGATCGTATCTCTTGGCACAGGTGACGGATCGCGCTCCGTTGCATCGTTGGGCGATCGCCTATTACGACGCTCGGAAAAAGCCCTATCCCTGGGACATTTTCGAGGAGCGCGATCGCGAATTAGCCGAAGTTCAGGATTATCTAGAGTTGTTTCATCATCACTGTGAGCTTGGGGAACATGAGCAGGCTTTTGATGTGATTGATCACGGTGCAAGCCAACGAGAATCGGTCAATGATTTTCTTGATTTGCGAGGATTTCAACAGGAACGGATCGCGCTTTATGAACCATTGATCGAGGTGTGGCGCGATCGCACCCACTGGCGTTATGGAGCTTCGCTTACCTGTTTGGGGATTGCCCACCATTCCTTGGGAGACTATAAAAAGGCCATCGACTACCATAAACAATCTTTAGCGATCGCACGGCAAATCAAGGATAAACAGGGTGAAGCAGCTTCCTTAGGCAATTTGGGAGTTGCCCACCAATCTTTGGGAGAGGTTGAAAAAGCTATTGACTACGACCAACAATGTTTACTAATCACACGGCAAATCAAGGATAAACGAAGCGAAGCAGCTTCTTTGGGTAGCTTAGGTGATGCCTACCAATCTTTGGGAGAAGTTGAAAAAGCCATTAACTACCATGAACAATCCTTAGTGATCACACGGCAAATCAAGGATAAACGAGGCGAAGCGAATTCTTTAGGCAATTTGGGTAATGCCTACCAATCTTTGGGAGAGGTCAAAAAAGCCATTGACTACCACGAACAATGTTTAGCAATCGCACAACAAATCAAGGATAAACAAGGCGAAGTGAATTCTTTGGGTAGTTTGGGACTTGCCTACAAATCTTTGGGAGAGGTCAAAAAAGCCATTGGCTACTACGAACAATGTTTAGCAATCACACGGCAAATCAAGGATAAACGAGGCGAAGCAGCTTCTTTGGGCAATGTGGGCAATGCCTATGATTCCTTGGGAGAGGTTGAAAAAGCAATTAACTACCACGAACAATCCTTAGTGATCGCACAACAAATCAAGGATAAACGAGGCGAAGCGAATTCTTTAGGCAATTTGGGTAATGCCTACCAATCTTTGGGAGAGGTTAAAAAAGCCATTGACTACCACGAACAACACTTAGTAATCGCACAACAAATCAAGGATAAACGAGGCGAAGCGAATTCTTTAGGCAATTTGGGCAATGCCTACTATTCCTTGGGAGAGGTTAAAAAAGCCATTGACTACTACGAACAATCCTTAGTAATCGCACGGCAAATCAAGGATAAAAAAGGCGAAGCGAATTCCTTCGGTGGTTTGGGTAATACCTATTATTCCTTGAGAGACATTGAAAAAGCCATTGGCTACTACGAACAACAGTTAATGATCGCACGGCAAATCAAGGATAAAAAGGGCGAAGCGAATTCCTTGGGCAATTTGGGCAATGCCTACAATTCCTTAGGAGAGGTCAAAAAAGCTATTGACTACTACGAACAATCCTTAGTGATCGAACGACAAATCAAGGATAAACGGGGCGAAGCAATTTCACTTCAAAATTTAGCTGCTTGCTATCAGAACTATCAGAAAGTAGGACGAATTGAAGAAGGTTATGCGGCTGCGGTTGCTGCGCAACAAGTCTATCAAGACCTCGATCTTCCCCTCAACGCTCCCCTCTATCCCCAATGGCTCAAACGCCTGATCACCTTTGCCCAAAAAGGCACAGTCCAATTCATTCTCCTCTGTGTTCTCGGTTTAATCGCCGTAAGTATTCAGGTCATGAGAATTTGGCTGTAA